A region from the Diadema setosum chromosome 13, eeDiaSeto1, whole genome shotgun sequence genome encodes:
- the LOC140236843 gene encoding uncharacterized protein — translation MEVQQPQEQLHHPAKPGAVANTNVVCEERSPPTGKQVKPKKKLVKSVTISGTNMAGKVPQVKQGPKTAEKSSDVEDRLSRLESLLSKVVDALPSVNSTPPKPASRHFVAYDEAHSAGQCEIPMETDFQQCGEPHVRDTGEANREEGEFASDAADVLEIPVLAAKFAKPGDTGLPVDEDLASSTTYLISHPLEEKVLEETASKYPAPSNCVYLATPKVNGPIWDNLPQHTRSRDAKLQRVQKSLTKGLSALIQSFPSPRLTDTQQDALALLCNANFELNSLRKELIKPDMAATYSHLCKPSTPVTKFLFGDELGKRMKDLKEEQKAASGVMRNPISRPQSSTYHPYRGAAFSKRQYRSAGWTASSAASTHRPTAGGSSRPFLGQRPQWGHSKQPPPRTASRPPQQAPQHRPPMQRKK, via the coding sequence ATGGAGGTACAACAGCCCCAAGAACAGCTGCATCATCCGGCTAAGCCCGGCGCAGTGGCAAACACCAACGTTGTTTGCGAAGAACGTTCCCCTCCGACAGGCAAACAAGTCAAGCCGAAAAAGAAACTAGTTAAGTCGGTCACGATTTCCGGTACTAACATGGCGGGTAAAGTGCCGCAAGTGAAGCAGGGCCCAAAGACGGCCGAAAAATCCTCGGATGTCGAGGACAGACTATCGAGACTGGAAAGTCTTCTGAGTAAAGTGGTCGACGCGCTGCCCAGTGTAAACTCCACGCCGCCGAAACCGGCATCGCGCCATTTTGTGGCGTACGATGAGGCGCACAGCGCCGGACAGTGTGAAATTCCTATGGAAACTGATTTTCAACAGTGCGGGGAGCCGCACGTGCGTGACACGGGCGAAGCCAACAGAGAAGAAGGCGAATTTGCGTCAGACGCGGCAGACGTGCTAGAAATTCCCGTTCTCGCAGCAAAATTTGCCAAGCCGGGTGATACAGGGCTACCGGTAGACGAGGACTTAGCCAGCTCTACTACTTACCTCATAAGCCACCCTCTAGAAGAAAAAGTGTTGGAAGAGACGGCATCTAAGTATCCAGCCCCGAGCAACTGTGTTTACCTCGCTACACCGAAGGTGAACGGCCCGATCTGGGATAACCTACCGCAACACACACGCAGTAGAGATGCCAAGTTACAGCGTGTGCAGAAGTCGCTGACGAAGGGCCTGAGCGCGCTAATACAGTCCTTCCCATCACCTCGGCTGACCGACACACAGCAGGACGCATTGGCGTTGCTGTGCAATGCCAATTTTGAACTCAATTCGTTGAGGAAAGAACTTATCAAGCCGGACATGGCAGCCACTTACTCTCATCTTTGCAAACCTTCCACTCCCGTCACTAAATTCCTATTCGGGGATGAATtgggaaagagaatgaaagatcTCAAAGAGGAGCAGAAAGCTGCATCAGGGGTGATGAGAAACCCAATTTCGCGGCCACAGTCTAGTACGTACCACCCGTACAGGGGAGCAGCTTTCTCCAAGCGACAATACAGAAGTGCTGGCTGGACTGCAAGTTCAGCTGCCTCAACACACAGACCAACAGCCGGCGGTAGTAGCAGGCCTTTTTTAGGTCAGCGCCCACAGTGGGGTCACAGCAAGCAGCCACCACCCCGCACAGCGAGCCGCCCCCCACAACAGGCTCCACAGCACAGGCCTCCAATGCAGCGCAAGAAATAA